One window of the Lactobacillus sp. PV034 genome contains the following:
- a CDS encoding adenine phosphoribosyltransferase, giving the protein MSVDFKKYIASVQNFPNEGIVFRDITPILQDGKLYRAATHELAEYAKSRGAEVIVGPEARGFIVGCPVATELGVGFIPARKPGKLPRETEKASYDLEYGSNSLEMHKDAIKPGQKVVICDDLMATAGTLHATKELVERMGGEVVGAAFYIELPDLKGREKFPDTDIFSLVQMEGA; this is encoded by the coding sequence ATGTCAGTTGATTTTAAGAAGTACATTGCCAGCGTTCAAAATTTTCCTAATGAAGGAATTGTTTTTCGTGATATAACTCCAATTTTGCAAGATGGTAAGTTATATCGTGCTGCTACTCATGAGTTAGCAGAATATGCTAAAAGCCGCGGAGCAGAAGTTATTGTTGGACCAGAAGCACGTGGATTTATCGTGGGCTGTCCTGTAGCAACTGAATTAGGTGTTGGTTTTATTCCGGCTCGTAAACCTGGTAAATTACCTCGAGAAACTGAAAAAGCTTCTTATGATTTGGAATATGGCTCTAATTCGCTTGAAATGCATAAGGACGCTATTAAACCTGGTCAAAAAGTAGTTATTTGTGATGACTTAATGGCAACCGCTGGTACTTTGCATGCAACTAAAGAATTAGTTGAAAGAATGGGTGGCGAAGTTGTTGGTGCAGCCTTTTACATTGAACTTCCAGATTTGAAGGGAAGAGAAAAGTTCCCAGACACTGATATCTTCAGTCTAGTTCAAATGGAAGGCGCTTAG
- the oxc gene encoding oxalyl-CoA decarboxylase, whose product MSEDLLNRTGANILVEALQKNGVKNVYGIVGIPVTDLARLMELRGMKYYGFRREDSAVDAAAGAGFLNKQPGVALTVSAPGFLNGLTALAQATKNCFPLIMISGSSERHIIDLSQGDYEGLDQYNAAKPFCKKAYRVDRAEDVGLAVARAVRTAVSGRPGGVYLDLPADTITQLNNATDQVDQGIFAPVDPAPAQEPSDQAIQRAVDLIKSAKKPLMIIGKGAAYDRSEKQLQELVDATDIPFLPMSMAKGVIPDDDKHSAAAARSLSLKNADVVILVGARLNWMLSYGDAPQFNPDAKFIQLDIDATQFDSSQKIDAPLQGDLQSILNKLVPALKATNYKVDSAWLDAIAADTTKNDEKFAQRIEKGKTKPEFGFYAAIDPIKEYFQEHPETYLVSEGANTLDIGRDMIGMQLPRHRLDTGTWGVMGVGMGYAIATAVETGKPVVALEGDSAFGFDGMEIETICRYHLPITIVILNNGGIYNGIDKVVPDQPGPTQLDPTAHYDLLAKAFGGDNYFVTNYEEMKDTFAKAVASGKPNIINVQLDPAMGKESGHIGNLNPKLNLEPLEEKESVDKND is encoded by the coding sequence ATGTCTGAAGATTTATTAAACCGTACTGGTGCTAATATCTTGGTAGAAGCACTTCAAAAAAACGGTGTTAAAAATGTATATGGTATTGTTGGTATTCCCGTAACTGATTTAGCTCGTCTAATGGAATTACGTGGAATGAAATATTACGGATTTAGAAGAGAAGATTCAGCTGTTGATGCTGCAGCAGGTGCAGGTTTCTTAAATAAACAACCGGGTGTTGCCTTAACAGTTTCTGCTCCAGGATTTTTAAATGGATTAACTGCTTTAGCACAAGCTACAAAGAACTGTTTCCCATTAATTATGATTTCTGGTTCTTCAGAACGTCATATTATTGATCTTTCACAGGGTGATTATGAAGGATTAGACCAATATAATGCTGCTAAGCCATTTTGTAAGAAGGCTTACCGTGTAGATCGCGCTGAAGATGTTGGCTTAGCAGTAGCTCGTGCAGTAAGAACTGCAGTATCTGGTCGTCCAGGTGGTGTTTACTTAGACTTACCAGCAGATACAATTACCCAATTGAATAATGCAACTGATCAAGTAGACCAAGGAATCTTTGCTCCTGTTGATCCCGCTCCAGCACAAGAGCCTAGTGATCAAGCTATTCAAAGAGCAGTTGATCTAATTAAGTCAGCTAAGAAGCCTTTGATGATTATCGGTAAGGGCGCTGCTTATGATCGCAGTGAAAAGCAATTACAAGAATTAGTTGATGCCACTGATATTCCATTCTTACCAATGTCAATGGCTAAAGGTGTTATCCCTGATGATGACAAACATTCAGCCGCTGCAGCTCGTTCACTTTCATTAAAGAATGCGGATGTTGTTATTTTAGTTGGAGCACGTTTGAACTGGATGCTTTCATATGGTGATGCTCCACAATTCAATCCAGATGCAAAATTCATTCAATTAGATATTGATGCAACACAATTTGATTCTTCACAAAAAATTGATGCGCCACTTCAAGGTGACTTACAATCTATTTTGAATAAGTTAGTTCCAGCCTTGAAAGCAACTAATTACAAAGTAGATTCTGCTTGGCTTGATGCAATTGCTGCTGATACTACTAAAAATGATGAAAAATTTGCACAAAGAATTGAAAAAGGTAAGACAAAACCTGAGTTTGGTTTCTATGCAGCAATTGATCCAATTAAGGAATACTTCCAAGAACATCCTGAAACTTACTTAGTAAGTGAAGGTGCCAACACTTTGGACATTGGTCGTGACATGATTGGTATGCAATTACCACGTCACCGTCTTGACACTGGTACTTGGGGTGTCATGGGTGTCGGCATGGGTTATGCAATTGCGACTGCTGTTGAAACTGGTAAACCAGTTGTTGCCCTTGAAGGTGATAGTGCTTTTGGTTTTGATGGTATGGAAATTGAAACCATTTGTCGTTACCACTTACCAATTACTATTGTCATTCTTAATAATGGTGGTATTTATAATGGTATTGATAAAGTTGTCCCTGATCAACCTGGTCCAACTCAACTTGATCCAACTGCTCACTATGATTTACTTGCTAAAGCATTTGGCGGAGATAATTACTTCGTAACTAACTACGAAGAAATGAAGGATACCTTTGCTAAGGCCGTTGCTTCAGGTAAACCAAATATTATTAACGTTCAATTAGACCCAGCCATGGGTAAAGAATCTGGTCACATTGGTAACCTTAACCCTAAGTTGAATCTTGAACCACTTGAAGAAAAAGAAAGTGTAGATAAAAATGACTAA
- the frc gene encoding formyl-CoA transferase codes for MTKEPNNKNIENETNEYAPLKGIKVVDWTQVQSGPSCTQLLAWLGADVIKIERTNTGDPTRNELLDIADSWSVYFLQLNANKKSLTLDIKAPEGKKIMYDLLKDADVFVENIKPGAAEKAGYGWDTLHKLNPRLIYASLKGFNQGSRFANVKAFEPVAQSAGGSATATGWNEGKYNVPTQSAAALGDSNSGMHLTIGILAALLQREHTGEGTFVYQSMQDAVLNLTRIKLRDQIMLDNLGALPHYAVYPNFKWGKAIPRAENTEGGQVIGWTYKAKGWETDPNAYVYIVVQNSNKSWETIANTMGHPEWATDPRFRDWEHRQLHKQELYPLIESYTKNYDKFELTEKLGAVGIPVGPVLDWHELENDPDLNSDGTIVTIDQGGNRGKFKTIGMPFTLANYKPVYSAAPNLGENNKEILSSLGYDPDQIDELVEKGVISKEKAPSNPRTQVIKGEE; via the coding sequence ATGACTAAAGAACCAAATAACAAAAATATTGAAAACGAAACTAACGAATATGCACCATTAAAAGGTATTAAAGTTGTTGACTGGACTCAAGTTCAATCAGGTCCATCATGTACACAATTATTAGCATGGCTTGGTGCCGATGTTATTAAGATTGAACGTACTAACACTGGTGACCCAACTAGAAATGAATTGCTTGATATTGCTGATTCTTGGAGTGTTTACTTCTTACAATTAAATGCCAACAAGAAATCTTTGACTTTGGACATTAAAGCACCAGAAGGTAAGAAGATTATGTACGATCTTTTGAAAGATGCTGATGTCTTTGTTGAAAACATTAAACCAGGAGCTGCTGAAAAAGCTGGTTATGGCTGGGATACGCTTCACAAGTTAAACCCAAGATTAATTTATGCTTCATTAAAAGGATTCAACCAAGGTTCTCGTTTTGCTAATGTTAAAGCCTTTGAACCAGTTGCTCAATCAGCTGGTGGTTCAGCAACTGCTACTGGTTGGAACGAAGGTAAATACAATGTTCCTACGCAATCTGCAGCTGCTTTAGGTGACTCAAACTCAGGGATGCACTTAACGATTGGTATTTTAGCAGCCTTACTTCAACGTGAACACACTGGTGAAGGTACTTTTGTTTACCAATCAATGCAAGATGCAGTTTTGAACTTAACTCGTATCAAGTTACGTGACCAAATTATGCTTGATAACTTAGGTGCACTTCCTCACTATGCTGTATATCCAAACTTTAAGTGGGGTAAAGCAATTCCACGTGCAGAAAATACTGAAGGTGGTCAAGTTATTGGTTGGACTTATAAGGCTAAAGGTTGGGAAACTGATCCAAACGCTTACGTTTATATTGTTGTTCAAAACAGTAACAAGAGTTGGGAAACTATTGCTAATACAATGGGTCACCCAGAATGGGCAACTGATCCAAGATTTAGAGATTGGGAACACCGTCAATTACACAAGCAAGAATTATATCCATTAATTGAATCTTACACTAAGAATTATGACAAGTTTGAATTAACTGAGAAGTTGGGAGCTGTTGGTATTCCTGTTGGGCCGGTTCTTGATTGGCACGAATTAGAAAATGATCCTGACTTAAACTCAGATGGAACTATTGTTACTATTGATCAAGGTGGAAACCGTGGTAAATTCAAGACTATTGGGATGCCATTTACTTTAGCTAACTACAAGCCAGTTTATAGTGCTGCACCAAACTTAGGTGAAAACAATAAGGAAATTTTGTCTTCACTTGGTTATGATCCAGATCAAATTGATGAATTGGTTGAAAAGGGCGTTATTTCTAAAGAAAAAGCTCCATCTAACCCAAGAACTCAAGTTATTAAGGGTGAAGAATAA
- a CDS encoding GNAT family N-acetyltransferase, which translates to MKNDYQIKRVRENQVQELQTISRLTFTQTFGADNSEADLNKYLDEAYGKDKLVKELENPNSEFYFILVDKEVAGYLKVNEFDAQTEKVDEAALEIERIYLDNKFQHRGLGLALIQLAEKIAHDKNKKKIWLGVWEKNYHAQKFYEKDGFKRFSEHTFVVGNDKQTDYILVKPLD; encoded by the coding sequence ATGAAAAATGATTATCAAATTAAAAGAGTGAGAGAAAACCAGGTCCAAGAATTACAGACTATTTCTCGTTTAACTTTTACGCAAACTTTTGGTGCTGATAATAGTGAAGCCGATTTAAATAAATATCTTGATGAAGCTTACGGTAAAGATAAATTAGTTAAAGAGCTAGAGAATCCAAATAGTGAGTTTTACTTTATTTTAGTAGATAAAGAAGTTGCTGGATATTTAAAGGTTAATGAATTTGATGCTCAAACAGAAAAAGTTGATGAAGCAGCGTTAGAAATTGAAAGAATTTATTTAGATAATAAATTTCAACATCGTGGTTTAGGTTTGGCTTTAATTCAATTAGCTGAAAAAATTGCTCACGATAAGAATAAAAAGAAAATTTGGCTAGGGGTTTGGGAAAAGAACTATCATGCCCAAAAGTTTTATGAAAAAGATGGTTTTAAGAGATTTAGTGAACATACTTTTGTAGTAGGAAATGACAAGCAGACTGACTATATCTTAGTAAAACCTTTGGACTAA
- the cls gene encoding cardiolipin synthase has translation MVLTWDIIRRTIEVLWLINNAFAIWTVFRSQRDIASTWAWLLVLILFPYVGFILYLFTGRQLSHDDIFSLQSEQKEFRDHFLKRQQALLRKHHLLPEAESSRRTRRLVELNLANDSAILTFNNQVQTFINGENLFDNIIEKINQAQKTVDIEFYTFYDDELGNRVLAALVAAAKRGVKVRVLYDASGSRGTKPKFFDTLRKYNGEAQPFMSSAGNKFFTSPRFNYHLHRKLVIIDHKIGYIGGFNIGDQYVDKSKKFGHWRDTHLRVVGQAAVMMEVRFAMDWNTSCRKSKLPKFDLEKELDTFTLAEPTDDPNLVPMQIVSSGPDSQNFALRRAYEEIIAQSKEYVYIQTPYLIPGDPILEALIIAAKSGVDVRVMIPCMPDHAFVYRASEYYAKYLTRNGVKVYKYNNGFIHAKTMVSGSNIASVGSANQDFRSYQLNFEANAICFDEALNTKLKQIFENDILESTLLTNEYFDKQSRWHKFKEYFSRLLAPIL, from the coding sequence ATGGTATTAACTTGGGACATTATTAGACGAACAATTGAAGTTTTGTGGCTAATCAATAACGCCTTTGCAATTTGGACAGTCTTTAGAAGTCAGCGAGATATTGCTTCAACATGGGCTTGGCTCTTAGTTTTAATTCTTTTCCCCTATGTTGGCTTTATTCTCTACCTCTTTACTGGACGTCAATTATCGCATGACGATATCTTTAGTCTACAAAGTGAACAAAAAGAATTTCGTGATCACTTTTTAAAGCGTCAACAAGCACTTTTACGTAAACATCATCTACTACCTGAAGCCGAAAGTAGTAGAAGAACTAGACGCTTAGTAGAGCTCAACTTGGCTAATGATAGTGCAATTTTAACTTTTAATAATCAAGTTCAAACTTTTATTAATGGTGAGAATCTATTTGATAATATTATTGAAAAAATTAATCAAGCTCAAAAGACGGTTGATATTGAATTTTACACTTTTTATGACGATGAATTAGGTAACCGTGTTTTAGCCGCATTAGTCGCTGCCGCAAAACGTGGCGTAAAAGTACGCGTACTCTATGATGCAAGTGGTTCTCGTGGTACTAAGCCAAAATTCTTTGATACTTTAAGAAAATACAATGGTGAAGCTCAACCTTTTATGTCAAGTGCAGGTAATAAATTTTTTACCTCCCCACGATTCAACTATCATTTACACCGTAAACTTGTAATTATTGACCACAAGATTGGTTACATCGGTGGTTTTAATATCGGTGACCAATACGTTGATAAAAGTAAAAAATTTGGTCACTGGCGCGATACTCATTTGCGAGTAGTTGGTCAAGCGGCAGTAATGATGGAAGTAAGATTTGCAATGGATTGGAACACCAGCTGTCGTAAATCTAAACTACCTAAATTTGATTTAGAAAAAGAACTAGATACTTTCACTTTAGCGGAACCAACTGATGATCCGAACTTAGTTCCAATGCAAATTGTTTCTTCTGGTCCAGATAGTCAAAATTTTGCCTTACGTCGAGCTTATGAAGAAATCATTGCCCAATCAAAAGAATACGTCTACATTCAAACTCCTTACCTAATTCCAGGAGATCCAATTTTAGAAGCTTTAATTATTGCAGCTAAAAGTGGGGTTGATGTTAGAGTAATGATACCATGTATGCCCGACCATGCTTTTGTTTACCGCGCTTCAGAATACTATGCTAAGTATCTGACCCGCAATGGTGTTAAAGTTTATAAATATAACAACGGCTTTATTCATGCTAAAACCATGGTCAGTGGTTCTAATATTGCTTCTGTTGGTTCTGCCAACCAAGATTTTAGAAGTTATCAATTAAACTTTGAAGCAAATGCTATTTGTTTTGATGAAGCTTTGAACACTAAGCTAAAACAAATCTTTGAAAATGATATTCTTGAATCTACTCTTTTAACCAACGAGTACTTTGACAAACAATCACGTTGGCACAAGTTCAAAGAATACTTCTCAAGATTGCTTGCCCCAATTTTATAA
- a CDS encoding dihydrofolate reductase, with translation MISYVWAEDEATNIGYHGKLPWHLPADLHHFRNLTINHPIIMGRKTFASLPGVLPGRLHVVLSHDDNFRKKYYTNKNVLVFNQISDLKTWIKDQEQEICVIGGNSLFELFKEDVKILHRTIIHEKFKGDVQMPRLNYSKFHLINEENYLPDNENKYAYSFLDYQRK, from the coding sequence ATGATAAGTTACGTGTGGGCTGAAGATGAGGCCACAAATATTGGTTATCATGGTAAGCTACCTTGGCATCTGCCGGCTGATTTACATCATTTTCGTAACTTAACTATTAATCATCCTATAATAATGGGCAGAAAAACTTTTGCTAGTTTGCCAGGAGTTTTGCCGGGAAGATTACATGTGGTTTTAAGTCATGATGATAATTTTAGAAAAAAGTATTATACCAATAAAAATGTTTTGGTATTCAATCAAATTTCGGATTTAAAGACGTGGATTAAGGATCAAGAGCAAGAAATATGTGTGATTGGTGGCAATAGCTTATTTGAACTTTTTAAAGAGGACGTCAAGATTTTACATAGAACAATAATTCATGAGAAGTTCAAAGGGGATGTCCAAATGCCAAGGCTAAATTATAGTAAGTTTCATTTAATTAATGAGGAAAATTATTTACCAGATAATGAAAATAAGTATGCTTATTCTTTTTTAGATTATCAACGTAAGTAA
- a CDS encoding HAD-IC family P-type ATPase, with protein MEEKELQGLTQAEADTRLKKDGLNEVPEPEFNFFKEFMAKLWNLSAWILEAALILECILGKWIQSLFVLLMLLFAAFNGATQKKKSRRVLNTISHELTPTVAVKRNGKWKKVNSKYLAVGDLISLKRGDVLAADVKIAEGSIAVDESSITGESKEVNKKVGDTAYAGTTVVSGDTLAYVTATGSNSRSGKTINLINNSAAPGHLQQLLTKIIYYLCLLDGVLTLILIIAALIRGQNVIEMLPFLAMMFIASIPVAMPSTFALSNSFEATRLSKEGVLTSDLTGIQDAANLNLLLLDKTGTITENKTAVSSWTNFSNLDNNKVLALIGAATDKRSPSIIDTAIDDYLAEKDIKALTPTKFTPFTSNTGYSMAEVDGYNVKLGSFKQLSLIDKNADQEAKDIDFGAGRSVAALINNKLAGVFILQDKVRSDSRAALEELKRRGIKPIMLTGDNQRTAAAVAKEVGLKGKVISIKDFNDQTDVNDLAGIADVLPEDKLRMVKIFQKDGYIVGMTGDGVNDAPALKQAEVGIAVANAADMAKKSGKMVLLDDGLTPIVNILDAGHRVYQRMTTWSLTKLARTAELTMLLTFAYLIFNYIPMALNAMVIYTIMNNMVTMMIGTDNAHVTYKPESWNMAKLAKIAFSLAAGWTIIGFGFVWYLNAHGVAHGVVSTMVYVYLVLSAMFLVLITRTKKYFWQSAPSRLVYSVQIADVVITFALALFGLAMTQINLSNLGITILVALIAAIIIDLIYQPIMKNK; from the coding sequence ATGGAAGAAAAAGAACTTCAGGGCTTAACTCAAGCTGAAGCTGATACCCGTCTAAAAAAAGATGGTCTAAATGAAGTTCCTGAACCAGAATTTAATTTCTTTAAAGAATTTATGGCAAAATTATGGAACTTATCTGCTTGGATCTTAGAAGCAGCCCTAATTTTGGAATGTATTCTGGGTAAATGGATTCAATCTTTATTTGTTTTATTAATGCTACTCTTTGCCGCATTTAATGGAGCAACACAAAAGAAAAAATCACGTCGAGTATTAAACACAATTTCTCATGAATTAACCCCTACTGTTGCAGTTAAGCGCAATGGTAAATGGAAAAAAGTTAATTCAAAATACTTAGCCGTTGGTGATTTAATTAGTTTAAAGCGAGGCGATGTTTTAGCAGCTGACGTTAAAATTGCTGAAGGGTCAATCGCAGTTGATGAATCATCTATTACCGGTGAATCAAAAGAAGTTAACAAAAAAGTTGGTGATACTGCATATGCGGGTACAACTGTTGTAAGCGGGGATACACTTGCATATGTTACTGCAACTGGTAGTAACTCACGTTCGGGTAAAACCATTAACTTGATTAACAATTCTGCTGCTCCGGGACACTTACAACAATTATTAACCAAGATTATTTACTATCTTTGTCTTTTAGATGGGGTTTTAACTTTAATCTTAATCATTGCAGCTTTAATTCGTGGTCAAAACGTCATTGAAATGTTGCCATTCTTAGCCATGATGTTTATTGCTTCAATTCCTGTTGCTATGCCTTCAACTTTTGCCCTTTCTAACTCTTTTGAAGCTACACGTTTAAGTAAAGAAGGAGTTCTAACTTCTGACTTAACTGGTATTCAAGATGCAGCTAATTTAAATCTTCTTTTATTAGATAAAACTGGTACAATAACCGAAAATAAAACTGCAGTTTCATCTTGGACAAATTTCTCTAATCTTGATAATAACAAAGTTTTAGCTTTAATCGGAGCTGCAACTGATAAACGCAGTCCAAGCATCATTGATACAGCAATTGATGACTATCTTGCAGAAAAAGATATCAAAGCTTTAACACCTACTAAATTTACCCCTTTTACCTCTAACACTGGTTATTCAATGGCTGAAGTTGACGGCTATAATGTCAAGCTTGGTTCATTTAAGCAATTATCTTTAATTGATAAAAATGCTGATCAAGAAGCTAAGGACATTGACTTTGGTGCAGGACGTTCAGTTGCCGCTTTAATTAATAATAAGTTGGCTGGTGTTTTCATTTTACAAGACAAGGTTCGTTCAGACTCAAGGGCAGCTTTAGAAGAATTAAAACGCCGCGGTATTAAACCAATTATGTTAACTGGTGATAATCAACGAACTGCAGCTGCTGTTGCCAAAGAAGTAGGTTTAAAAGGAAAAGTTATTTCTATTAAAGATTTCAATGATCAGACAGACGTTAATGACTTAGCTGGAATTGCCGATGTTTTACCTGAAGACAAATTAAGAATGGTTAAAATTTTCCAAAAAGATGGTTATATCGTCGGAATGACAGGAGATGGTGTTAATGATGCTCCTGCCCTTAAACAAGCTGAAGTTGGAATTGCGGTTGCTAATGCGGCTGATATGGCTAAAAAGAGTGGAAAGATGGTTCTACTTGATGATGGTCTTACCCCAATTGTTAATATTCTTGATGCTGGACACCGTGTTTACCAACGAATGACTACCTGGTCCTTAACAAAACTAGCTCGTACCGCTGAATTAACCATGCTTTTAACTTTTGCCTACCTTATCTTTAACTATATCCCTATGGCTTTAAACGCAATGGTTATTTATACCATTATGAATAACATGGTTACTATGATGATCGGAACTGATAATGCTCATGTAACTTATAAGCCTGAAAGTTGGAATATGGCAAAATTAGCTAAGATTGCTTTTTCACTTGCCGCTGGTTGGACCATTATCGGATTTGGTTTTGTTTGGTACTTAAACGCTCACGGAGTTGCTCATGGAGTCGTATCAACAATGGTTTACGTTTACCTCGTTCTAAGTGCTATGTTCTTAGTCTTAATTACTCGTACTAAAAAATACTTCTGGCAATCTGCCCCATCACGTTTAGTTTATAGTGTGCAAATCGCCGATGTAGTAATTACTTTTGCTTTAGCACTTTTTGGACTAGCAATGACTCAAATTAATTTGTCAAACTTGGGTATTACAATTTTAGTTGCCCTTATTGCTGCAATTATTATTGATTTAATTTATCAACCAATTATGAAAAATAAATAA
- a CDS encoding transporter, with the protein MKLKINTWTGILDIVNCVLFAVSWFVIFGTAFSDTMNHGNATTPTAVFFYAMAWAGVALNIVALVRSKKVGISITGPVLGIIGSALFGVTALLAFPALVVLIIAAVFTMMQRPAKKNNNPTQEN; encoded by the coding sequence ATGAAATTAAAGATTAATACTTGGACAGGTATTTTGGATATTGTAAATTGTGTATTATTTGCTGTATCTTGGTTTGTAATTTTTGGAACAGCATTTTCCGATACAATGAATCATGGAAATGCTACAACCCCAACAGCAGTTTTCTTTTACGCAATGGCTTGGGCTGGAGTAGCTTTGAATATAGTTGCTCTTGTAAGATCCAAAAAAGTTGGTATTTCAATTACGGGACCTGTGTTAGGAATTATAGGTAGTGCTTTATTTGGGGTAACAGCTTTGCTTGCTTTTCCTGCACTAGTTGTTTTAATCATTGCTGCAGTATTTACAATGATGCAACGTCCGGCAAAGAAAAATAATAATCCTACTCAAGAAAATTAA
- a CDS encoding monovalent cation:proton antiporter family protein codes for MGQFSIFIVALAALTIPIVMARFKVTTIPTAVAEIIVGILLGESALNIIEETTAVNLLSNLGVTLLMFLSGMEINFDLFKHDDNQEVGHVNPAKTAITSYILIAITAFVGASVLHFIGLFSDIMLATIILMTVALGVVIATLKEKEILSRPIGQTILLTAVLGEVIPLLLLTIYASINGGNAEKLWLIIILFVVAIILLNRFKKPYEWFNEISKSTTQLDIRLAFFLIFALVTVAQQVGAENILGAFLAGMVMKLLQPSEATMDKLTSIGYGFFIPVFFIMTGVKLNLKSLFAHPNALMLIPILVLLLIVAKLPVFLIYRKNFVNRNALAGTLLATTTITIVLPALEVARKLKLITATQSDAFILAAVIVCIVGPISFNAIFKLTKQDKIKDRVSILGANVITVPVTQELYDNWYNITMFTNAEDHYNTYKSRIPKLKLIPGLDEEQLKQVGAFECEIFVAGFENDEINCRLGSMAKRNGVKRVIVSQRKTVESQQLRDLREKGVEVFNAFNAETSVLRSMIESPSIVAILRNTKNGLYEITVRNRKYAGRKLMDLPFINKITVSYILRKNQWLTPHGNTIIEPGDKIIFTAPIEEVTPIRTEIEKKN; via the coding sequence ATGGGACAGTTTTCGATATTTATTGTTGCCTTGGCCGCTTTAACAATTCCCATTGTCATGGCACGTTTTAAGGTAACTACAATTCCTACCGCTGTTGCTGAAATTATTGTAGGAATTCTTTTGGGAGAATCAGCTCTTAATATTATAGAAGAAACTACTGCAGTTAATCTTTTATCTAACTTAGGAGTTACGTTGCTGATGTTTTTGTCAGGGATGGAGATAAACTTTGATTTATTTAAACATGATGATAATCAAGAAGTAGGGCACGTTAATCCTGCTAAAACTGCTATTACTTCATATATTTTAATCGCAATTACAGCTTTTGTTGGAGCCTCAGTCTTACACTTTATCGGCTTGTTTAGTGATATTATGTTAGCTACGATTATTCTGATGACGGTAGCGCTAGGAGTTGTAATCGCAACTTTAAAGGAAAAAGAAATTTTATCACGCCCAATTGGGCAAACGATTTTATTAACGGCAGTGCTAGGAGAAGTCATTCCGTTATTGCTTTTAACAATTTATGCCTCAATTAATGGGGGAAATGCTGAAAAATTATGGCTGATTATTATCTTATTTGTGGTGGCAATTATTTTGCTTAATCGTTTCAAAAAACCTTATGAATGGTTTAATGAAATTTCTAAATCTACCACTCAACTTGATATTCGTTTAGCCTTTTTCTTAATTTTTGCCTTAGTAACAGTAGCACAACAAGTTGGGGCAGAAAATATCTTGGGTGCTTTCTTAGCTGGGATGGTAATGAAATTATTGCAACCAAGTGAAGCAACTATGGATAAATTAACCTCAATTGGATACGGCTTCTTTATTCCAGTATTTTTTATTATGACTGGGGTTAAGTTGAACTTAAAATCTTTGTTTGCTCACCCTAACGCTTTAATGTTAATTCCAATTTTGGTTTTACTATTAATTGTGGCAAAATTACCAGTTTTTCTAATTTATCGCAAAAACTTTGTTAATCGTAATGCACTCGCTGGAACATTACTTGCTACTACAACAATTACGATTGTTTTGCCAGCCTTAGAAGTTGCTCGAAAATTGAAATTAATAACTGCTACGCAATCAGATGCTTTCATTTTAGCTGCAGTCATCGTCTGCATCGTTGGACCAATTTCATTTAATGCGATTTTTAAATTAACTAAACAGGATAAGATTAAAGATCGAGTATCAATCTTGGGTGCTAATGTGATTACTGTTCCTGTAACACAAGAACTTTATGATAATTGGTATAACATTACGATGTTTACCAATGCTGAAGATCACTATAATACCTACAAGAGCCGTATTCCTAAGTTGAAATTAATTCCAGGACTTGATGAAGAACAATTAAAACAAGTTGGAGCGTTTGAATGTGAAATTTTTGTTGCTGGGTTTGAAAACGATGAGATTAATTGTCGTCTAGGGTCAATGGCTAAAAGAAATGGTGTTAAGCGTGTTATTGTCAGCCAAAGAAAAACTGTTGAAAGTCAACAATTACGTGATTTAAGAGAAAAAGGAGTTGAAGTTTTCAATGCCTTTAATGCTGAAACTTCAGTTTTGCGTTCAATGATTGAATCACCATCAATTGTAGCTATTTTACGTAATACTAAGAATGGTTTATACGAAATTACTGTTCGAAACCGTAAGTATGCTGGTCGCAAGCTCATGGATCTTCCGTTTATTAATAAAATCACGGTTAGTTACATTCTGAGAAAAAATCAATGGCTCACTCCACACGGTAATACCATTATTGAACCAGGAGATAAGATCATTTTTACTGCTCCAATTGAAGAAGTAACTCCAATCAGAACAGAAATAGAAAAGAAAAATTAA